The following is a genomic window from Nymphaea colorata isolate Beijing-Zhang1983 chromosome 3, ASM883128v2, whole genome shotgun sequence.
CAAGCATGAAGGAGATCGTAAGTTCGAGGATACGTTGAAAATGATTCACACCTGAATGATAAGATGAAATACATCAGATTTAAAGAATTATGGAAAGTACCTACCAGTTGGCACTTAAACATGCGCATGATACCTTCGTATCAGCTGGCACATAAAGTGGTGAGGTTGATCCAAGTCCATAGAAATAGTCACACATCAAGGAAAACTGGTTATTCAACAATTCAGACATAAACGAACTTTTAAGGCACACCTACTAACTCGTTACAAATGCTAACCCAAATAGGACTTTTTTCAAGTTTCCAAAGAACAGACAATAGTAAACCACCACTACCACAGTAAAAGGTTGTAGGTGGGCAGGTCAAAGTGCAACAGTTTCATAAATTACTATTGAGGCAACGTGTAATGCAAAACAGAGAAAGGAGCCAGGAGTTGCCAATGCAGAAAAGGATATGATACAGGAACACATGCGACTAACGTTAATAACAAGTGATTTGTGGACTTGCCAACTAAACAAAACTTGTTTGGACTTGCCTTGGACCCCTTGAAACATTGCTATGAACAAAACCTAGAAGAGGCAAGCACCGATCTGTGACTTCATAGTTCATCCATAATGGAAGTGTCATACTATGCCACTCAGAGACATGATACTATCTTCATATAAATAAGAATCATGATGAACATTGGAAATTTATTGATCCCAGTGAAAGGGAAAACTTTGAAAACTTTCACTATGATACTATCTACATAGCATTCTCTGAAAGATCAAAACTTGCACTAGAGTCACCAAAACAAATACTTTTAATCAACAAACAATGGGCACCTGAACTGCAAAAATCAAAGAAACGCTATAAAATACTTCTGGACTATGTCATACAATTAACTCAAGGCTCGAGTTTTTTTGGCCCTTATGTCAATTTCAAGGCCAAGCATGTATTCTGAATTCATAAGACAGCTTTCCCATGGTCATAAGCCAGGCACTGGCCCCCAATTCTAGGTCACCAGAGTACATCCAATGGCCTCCAAATTGTAGGGTTTTGCAGTAAACTATAATGTACAAATAATAGTTGTATGCTTTTATGCTCAAGTTCATGTTCTATTTCAACTTCCCAAGAAGAGCACAATAGTGTCGAATTCTCATTTCAACAAGTATACACATCCACATATGCATGTGAGCTATGCAGTATGCAATTTAGGATGCATAAAGCAAACAAACTGCCACAACTCTGCACAGAGGAACTCAAAAAAATCTCACTTCATTGTGAAACCAAGGGAAACCACTGTTGTCAATGACATGTTCTTACCAATCGTGCATGGTTCCAATAAGTCCTCTGTCATAAATGATCTTCAATGTGTCAGACTGGTTCACAGGAACCACGTTCATCACCCAGACATCTTTATCTTTAAGGGCAGCTGCAAAGCCACCAAGTTTTGCATTCATGTCCATGATATTTCTTAAAGTGTTTGTCTCTATTTCATGTTTCATCTCCTGCCAGTACTGAATGACCCTCCGACGCCATACTTCCTACATTTATAGGGTAGTTCTTCTTGACCACTTAGAAATTGAAGAAATaggagaagaacaaaaagtAGTTCTAATAGGAGGTCTAGCAGAAGAAGAATAGGATAGAAATTTTACCATGTCTTCGAAAAACGCTTCACTACTAATATGTAGCTCTTGTAAACGAGGTGGGGGTGTTGAAAGCCTTTGAGGCCATGGAACCAAGCCACTACCCTTTTCCTGATGCATCTCTTTGTTGCCACAGGAAGCAAAcatgtttgagagagagagaaacaaaatagCATGTACTAAACCCTAGCAAGAAGCGAAAGAATTTTCTAAGCAAATAGTAcaccttttgaattaaaaaagctttaatagaaaataaacaaagcaatttttcttcattgaagAAACTTCAATGGAACCCCATTGATGGAGACTTAGGTAACATCAACAGCATCTGAATGTGAATACTAGGTTGACCTACACAAGTCCCAGTTGGCCTACTTTGAGATGCTGGTATTGTATTTCAACTGCCTAGACCTACCAAAGGTCAGACTGTACCTGGATATTAAGAGGATAGAGAAATAAACCTTGGTTAAACATGGACCATACTCTGTTTGCATCCTCACAATCAAAGGAAAAGAGGGGTGGTTAATCAGAACCTTGGTTAAACCCATGTGTGGTATGAAGTATGAACGTTCATGTATCATACCTGACTCCATTTCCCAATCAGATTTTCTGGCTTACACCATAACAGTTAATCCTATGTGTTTCACTATTACCAAAACCAGTGCCCATTTAACAATATGCATTGGACAATAACTGGGTCAAACCATGCCTACTTCACAGCTGAGTTATAATGGCATTTTATATATGTGCCACTCGATATCAATATTTGGTGTCCAATAATCTGTCTTCTTCTCAGTTCACCCAAATATGACAAATTCAAACAGTTCTGCCTTGAGTGTATCATGAGAACGTAGCCTGCAATCTTCTCTTATCCTTGACTATAAAACTCATGATCACTAAATGATATTGAATTTGTCAGATACCTCAAAATATTATCCATAATATAGGCTAAAGAATTTACTACCCCAGAAAATCCTTTGGAGCCACGGATTCAGAACACTAGCCAATTCCAAAGGACATACCAAGATCTGGAACATAGCAGAAGGGAATCTATAATCTATAGAAGGATGCCCAATATGGTTTGATGACAAAATGACTATAAATCACTCTGTTATCACCCCATTTTTTTCTTCGACTTACCGAAAGGGAAGCAAGGGCATATGAAAAGGTCCACTGACAATGGTTGCATTTTGATACTTGTTGTTTGTACCTTACATTGAATGGAAGTCTGAGATCAAATCAACTAGTAGATTTGCCCATACTCTTTCAACTTAATTATAGTTGAACATTCAATACTGTGAATTCTAACTCCCAAAGTCCAAGTGTATATTACAAAAGatgaaagggaaaaacagaAGGATCATCTACCTTTGGATGAAAAATTCTCATGTTCATATACCATTGAAAATTATTCAGTTATATGGATTCATTGGAACAAAAAAGCCAAATTAGTAGATCAATATGTGGAAAATTTTTAACAACCATGTATTTGTCATACACTCACAAATTTGTACATAACAATACCTATAGATATGGAGATTGAACAGAAATTTACAGAAAGCagaaaatatatgaacaatAGAAATACCATGACAAGAACATTAAAGATATCCAGAGGCTTTtgcaatttcaaaaatatactaTCAGTTTGTTGGCTGTAAACTTTTACTAGCGGACAACAGCATGTATATCTATGTACAAAATTTACTTGTTTGATATCATATTTGTCGCAGTAAGGACTGTATGATGCACTAAGCTAAGTATAATATACGCAATTTAGTTCAGCTATGTCAAGAGGTCTTAAACAAGCTCTTCaggagggagggaaagagaagatAAAATCTGAAAAACAATTGTTTAAGCTACAAAAAACCACATTTCATACACTTTTTATTTGTAACCACAATAAGAAGATGCTTACTCTTTGAATATGGTGTAATACAAGCCTTCATTGGCACGTGCCAAGATGCATCTGGATCCACATCTGAGCCACACAGTGGGGGCAAAGTTCCAGGAGCTCGTCTATTGTAACAGCTATTACTTGTCGCCTTAACCCAGATGACAGTTTGATTTCTCTTCGATGCAACCCTCCAGCACATTCTTCTCAAAAGATCACTCATAGAATTCCATATCCTAAGGTTCTCCTCATCTTTTGAATAGGCTTCCGGAGAAGAGTAGGCAAAATAACCTCCTGGCCTCAGTACCCTATCCAATTCCAGCAACAAAACGCCATCTCTCTGAAGCCAATCAATCCTACAACGTGAACAATGGGCCAACTCAAACGATCTGCTAGGATAAGGAAGCCTCATAGTCCCCAAAACACCAACTGTAGCCGGAATTCCCCTTTCCAGGGCGAACTGGATCTGATTCTCATGACCATCGTTAGGTGCAATTGACATTGCTATAATATCAAGAGGAAGAAGGTACGCCCCAAAACTTGCCACACCACAACCGACATCAATGACGTTCCGAATGTGCCCCCCGTTGTTGAGGTTATCATTAGGGAACTTGAGCATCTAATCCAACATAGACCCCATTTAGTGATCAGGTTCTCAGGATCAAATGAACAGCTATTGCAACCAAAAGCACcgaaaataaacaaatgaacCAACTCCACAATAACAAACAGAAGGTGCATACGTATGAGCAGACCTTAGCCAAATCAGCAATGTATTTATCCGCTCCATGATGAAAATGGGTTCCTCCACCAGGAAAATTTATCTTGTCCCCTCTAACCACCATCCAGTTCTGGTCAGATTTCTCGGAGGCAAGGTGAGTGTGAGGTATGTTCACCTTCCACACTTCGTCTCTGCTTGCAGGCCATTTGATGGGTACCTTTAATTATCAAACAGGAACTCCTTGTAAACTCAACAGCTACCAAGAACCCAAATTTTCACTTGTGCGTCTTTCATGCTTAAAATAgcgataaaatcataaaagaaggGGGGAGGGAGGAAAAAATCGATAAGATCAAGTGAAAAAATAGGGGGGGAAAAAACACTTACAACGAAGTAATTGTCAaaggcaaaaaataaaaggaactACAGAACGAATCTTCATATCACTACCGACCTTGTAACCACGGGGAGGAGGGATTAGACAATTATATCGCCGTTCTTCGGGTGGGCAATGCCGCTCATAGTGCTCCATCAAGTTCAAATTGAACTTCCATTTCATCTGATATATCAGATGTCTATCCGAGCATGGGATCAACTCCGACAGCCTAGCATCACAAACCttcaaaaagagaagagaaagcaaACAAGCCCATCGATGTCCAAAAACCCGAAAActtaaagaagaaagaaaacaaagagtcAGAGAGCTCCTCTGTAGATACAAACTTAAAATCAAAGCCAAACAACCCAAAAATCGACCAAATCATGAGCAATTCTTCCCGGAAACTAAGGAAACCAACTTCTTAAGAACCATATAAGAGAATTCTCGAACCAAGTCACATACAGGGATGCTTTTGAGTTCGTATAAACCGTCATCCGCGTCGCCGGCCGACAGAGAGAATTTACCGACGACTATGTCGGTGCGCTCAGCAGCATCGAACTCGGCTCTGCTGAGTGGTCGCGGAGGGAGGAGGGAGCCATAGTAGATGCTGAAGAGCCCCAAGAGGGCGATCAGAGCGATGAAGAAGCGGAAGAAGAGTTTCTTCTTGTAAGACGCACCCCCACCTTCGCTTCTGCCGCTCATCTTCGACGTCTTGGCGGAGTTGCGGAGTGAGAGtggcgagagagatagagagtgtgTGTGCGTCTGTACGTGCGCCTGAGCGTGTCCGTGGTTCCCGTTAAAACTCGGACTTTCGGGAGAGGAGTCTTCACTCTTCCGTTGAtcttaaaactgaaaaattattattttaacccaacttttttcataaaattccGTCAAAGACTCGAACTTGAGTCATGCTCCATAAAACAAGAGCCCACctacttcatttttttaactcGTTAAATAGTTTAACTATTCACCCATTATATTTCAACACTGATTATGTAGTGAAGACAAGTTGAGTACAattgagcttgactcatttataaattaatCGAGTTTGAGTCGGTTTGGACAagtgagtttgagttgagctcgaatCGACTCGACTCATTGTGTTTCCCTATTCATCATGGGTTCAAACCTTTGTGGAACATCAATATACAAATTAAAACACATTAAGAGCCCTACATCAAGCACCATAAAGTAATCTTTGAACTTGTGGAGATGAGAGGAATGAGGGCTTGAGCTTTCCCGCAAACGGTATAAATAGCCTCCCACTCACCTGAAATCAAACAGTGACAAGTTTAAAAAAGTTGAGCAGCATTCAGAAATTACTTACAACTATGGTGCTTTCTTATATTATAACTAATTGACAACATGTAATgggaaagttttttttctcttttttcccccTCTTAGGCTCTTACCCCTTATTTTCCTAAAGGTGGGACCCAAAGTCAGACCGCTCTTTTACAGCCAGTGGCGTTGAATCAAGACACTTCTGACCGTACAATAATTGATCCAGATCCGGGTATTTAtacctctttgtttttttaatttttattttcttatttttgaaattcatttttttttgtaattttatttgttttagttTTCAGATTCAAATCTGAACGGATATATGACAGATGATGAGGGTGCAGTAAGGGCTGCAACGTGTTTGATGTCACTACCATTATTATTTTGACTGCCATTACAACTCTAGATCTTGGGAACTTTGGAAGTGAGGAGAAGAGGGGGTGAAATTAATGATCCCCTCACCTAGAGTTTATATAGATTTAAACTTAAAATTGTCAGCTCTAAAGACTTAGTGTTTTTATTATTTACAGATCCCAAATAGGATCTGGTACAAATCCTCAAGAAGTTGGCGCAACCAGATTGACTGTGAGTTGAAATGTCGACTCATTGTATTGCAAATGAGGAGCCATCGATGCGTAAGTTGAAACACGGTAAGGGCAACATCTTCAAACGCAAAAGGTCATGTATTTTAAAGGATCAGGAGTTGAATGAAAGATTGGGTCGTTTTAGGTGGTAAATTAAATCCTGCTCactaaaaaaaagagacttaaAATAATTTGGTAAGAGATATGATACATTAGTCTTAAAATAATTTGGTTTCAACTTAATAAGTTCTCATGTCTCTTTAACGTGATTCGTTTGTAAGCTTGCTTATAATTGAAAAGAGTGTTACATTTGTTGGCTAGTTATTAATTAACTAATATTaaagttttgtgttttttaGTAATAAAGTGAGACTTGATTTAACAGTCAATAATTGGCTTATGTAACACCGAGTTAAAAAGATTCCTCGCCGGAACTAAAGCTATAAAAACCAGTTC
Proteins encoded in this region:
- the LOC116250132 gene encoding probable methyltransferase PMT9 isoform X3, coding for MSGRSEGGGASYKKKLFFRFFIALIALLGLFSIYYGSLLPPRPLSRAEFDAAERTDIVVGKFSLSAGDADDGLYELKSIPVCDARLSELIPCSDRHLIYQMKWKFNLNLMEHYERHCPPEERRYNCLIPPPRGYKVPIKWPASRDEVWKVNIPHTHLASEKSDQNWMVVRGDKINFPGGGTHFHHGADKYIADLAKMLKFPNDNLNNGGHIRNVIDVGCGVASFGAYLLPLDIIAMSIAPNDGHENQIQFALERGIPATVGVLGTMRLPYPSRSFELAHCSRCRIDWLQRDGVLLLELDRVLRPGGYFAYSSPEAYSKDEENLRIWNSMSDLLRRMCWRVASKRNQTVIWVKATSNSCYNRRAPGTLPPLCGSDVDPDASWHVPMKACITPYSKKMHQEKGSGLVPWPQRLSTPPPRLQELHISSEAFFEDMEVWRRRVIQYWQEMKHEIETNTLRNIMDMNAKLGGFAAALKDKDVWVMNVVPVNQSDTLKIIYDRGLIGTMHDC
- the LOC116250132 gene encoding probable methyltransferase PMT9 isoform X1 gives rise to the protein MSGRSEGGGASYKKKLFFRFFIALIALLGLFSIYYGSLLPPRPLSRAEFDAAERTDIVVGKFSLSAGDADDGLYELKSIPVCDARLSELIPCSDRHLIYQMKWKFNLNLMEHYERHCPPEERRYNCLIPPPRGYKVPIKWPASRDEVWKVNIPHTHLASEKSDQNWMVVRGDKINFPGGGTHFHHGADKYIADLAKMLKFPNDNLNNGGHIRNVIDVGCGVASFGAYLLPLDIIAMSIAPNDGHENQIQFALERGIPATVGVLGTMRLPYPSRSFELAHCSRCRIDWLQRDGVLLLELDRVLRPGGYFAYSSPEAYSKDEENLRIWNSMSDLLRRMCWRVASKRNQTVIWVKATSNSCYNRRAPGTLPPLCGSDVDPDASWHVPMKACITPYSKKMHQEKGSGLVPWPQRLSTPPPRLQELHISSEAFFEDMEVWRRRVIQYWQEMKHEIETNTLRNIMDMNAKLGGFAAALKDKDVWVMNVVPVNQSDTLKIIYDRGLIGTMHDWCESFSTYPRTYDLLHAWDVFSGIENRGCSIMDLLIEMDRILRPSGFVIIRDKTSLLDQIRKFLTALHWDGWSVVVEPGTDAISQEEERLLIARKKMLEAH
- the LOC116250132 gene encoding probable methyltransferase PMT9 isoform X2, yielding MTVYTNSKASLLSELIPCSDRHLIYQMKWKFNLNLMEHYERHCPPEERRYNCLIPPPRGYKVPIKWPASRDEVWKVNIPHTHLASEKSDQNWMVVRGDKINFPGGGTHFHHGADKYIADLAKMLKFPNDNLNNGGHIRNVIDVGCGVASFGAYLLPLDIIAMSIAPNDGHENQIQFALERGIPATVGVLGTMRLPYPSRSFELAHCSRCRIDWLQRDGVLLLELDRVLRPGGYFAYSSPEAYSKDEENLRIWNSMSDLLRRMCWRVASKRNQTVIWVKATSNSCYNRRAPGTLPPLCGSDVDPDASWHVPMKACITPYSKKMHQEKGSGLVPWPQRLSTPPPRLQELHISSEAFFEDMEVWRRRVIQYWQEMKHEIETNTLRNIMDMNAKLGGFAAALKDKDVWVMNVVPVNQSDTLKIIYDRGLIGTMHDWCESFSTYPRTYDLLHAWDVFSGIENRGCSIMDLLIEMDRILRPSGFVIIRDKTSLLDQIRKFLTALHWDGWSVVVEPGTDAISQEEERLLIARKKMLEAH